In the genome of Kluyveromyces marxianus DMKU3-1042 DNA, complete genome, chromosome 1, one region contains:
- the URA1 gene encoding dihydroorotate dehydrogenase has product MSASLQTEFLGRSYDNPFMNASGVHCMTISDLEEMANSSAGSFITKSATSLERAGNPEPRYVSVPLGSINSMGLPNRGIDYYLDYVLKRQTAFPDKNPAFFSVAGMSVEENMQLLKKIQESDFQGVTELNLSCPNVPGKPQVAYDFELTEEILTKVFKFFKKPLGVKLPPYFDIAHFDTIADVLNKFPLAYVNCINSIGNGLYIDVEQESVVIKPKNGFGGIGGDYVKPTALANVRAFYTRLNPSIKIIGTGGIKTGQDAFEHLLCGASMLQVGTELHKEGVKIFDRLIAELQQIMAKKGYTKIEDFRGKLRSIE; this is encoded by the coding sequence TGACCTAGAAGAAATGGCAAACAGCAGTGCTGGTTCTTTTATAACTAAGAGTGCTACATCGTTGGAAAGAGCAGGAAACCCTGAACCTCGTTACGTCTCTGTTCCCCTTGGTAGCATTAATTCGATGGGACTCCCTAATCGTGGGATCGACTATTACCTTGATTATGTTTTAAAGAGACAAACTGCGTTTCCCGACAAGAATCCAGCCTTCTTTTCCGTTGCCGGCATGAGTGTAGAAGAGAATATGCAActactaaaaaaaatacagGAAAGTGATTTCCAGGGCGTTACTGAATTGAACCTTTCATGTCCTAACGTTCCGGGGAAACCTCAAGTTGCCTATGACTTCGAGTTGACTGAAGAGATATTGACCAAGgttttcaagttcttcaaaaagcCATTAGGTGTCAAGCTTCCCCCATATTTTGACATTGCCCATTTTGATACCATTGCAGATGTATTGAATAAATTCCCCTTAGCGTACGTCAATTGCATTAACAGTATAGGGAATGGACTTTACATCGATGTGGAACAAGAATCTGTCGTAATTAAACCAAAGAACGGATTTGGAGGAATTGGCGGAGATTATGTCAAACCTACAGCATTAGCCAATGTGCGCGCTTTCTATACCCGTCTAAACCCAAGTATTAAAATTATCGGAACTGGAGGTATTAAAACGGGACAAGATGCGTTCGAGCACCTACTCTGTGGTGCTAGCATGCTACAGGTCGGAACTGAACTACACAAAGAAGGTGTAAAAATCTTTGACAGGTTAATCGCAGAATTGCAACAAATCATGGCGAAGAAAGGATATACcaaaattgaagatttCCGTGGTAAGTTACGCTCTATTGAATAA